GCACAAGACGCTGATGATCCTGGTCAACCTGGTCAGCAACGCCAAGTACGCCCTGGACGAGGCGCCCTCGGGCGAGCGGCTGCTGACGGTGAAGCTGGAGCAGGCCCATACCGACCGCTTCCGCATCGTCATCCATGACAACGGCATGGGCATCGCGCCGGAGATGCTCACCCGCATCTTCCAGTATGGCTTCACCACGCGAGAGGAGGGGCACGGCTTCGGCCTGCACTCCAGTGCGCTGGCGGCCCAGGAGCTGGGCGGCTCGTTGAACGTCCACAGCGAGGGGCTCGGACGCGGAGCCACGTTCTCCCTGGAGCTGCCCTACGTTCCGGTCCAGCCGCGGGCCCAGTCGTAGAGGCGTCCAGCCGGGCCCGCGCCGTGGACTCTCCCGCGTCAGCGCGTGTACCGCTCCACCGCGCCATTTCCCACCGCCAGCACCTGGCCCGTCTGCAGCAGCACGGTGGCGAAGTCCCCGCGCACCTGCTGGGCGGGAGCCGCGAGGCGCCACGCGTTCGTCGACGCGTCATACAGCGCGCCCTGTCCGGAGCTGTTGAGCACCAGCACCTCGCCCGAGTAGAGCATCGTCGCGCTGACGTAGGGGCCGGAGATGGGAAGGGACGGGCCCGCGAGCCACTGGTGGCTGTACGGGTTGTACACGTCGGACGAGGTGTCGTTCACGTCCGCCGTGCCACCGGCGACCAGCACGTTGCCCGAGTAGAGCCGGATGGCGACGTGGCCCATGCGCGTCCTCGACATGTTGCCCGCCGGAGTCCACGTCTTCGTGGCCGGCTGGAACAGGTAGGCCGCGCTGCGCGGGTTGCTGAAGGGGTAGCTGAAGCTATCGAAGTGGGTGCCGCCCGTCACCAGGACCTCGCCGGAGTAGAGCTGGGTCGCCGTGTGAACGGAGAGCTCCTCGGGAAGGGCGCCCGCGCCGCTCCACGTGCCCGTGGCGGGGTCGTACAGCTCCGCGAGTGCCGTCTGACCACGCAGGTTGTAGCTGCCACCCACCACCAGTACCAGGCCCGAGTCGAGCAGCGTCGCCGTGTGCTCGACGCGGCCCTGGGCCATGGAACCCGTGGAGCTCCAGCTCTCCGTGGCGGGGTCGAACAGCATTGCCTGATTCTGGTTGCCGGACGACATGGTGCCACCGGCCAGGAGCACCTTGCCCGAGGGCAGCCGGCTCACGGTGCCGCGGATGCGTCCGAAGAGGTACGGGCCCACCAGACCGCGCCATGTGTCCGAGTACGGGTTGTACAGCTCCGTCGAGCCGTCGTGCACCGACAGCACCAGGCCCGAGTCGAGCAGTGTCGCGGTGCGCCAACCCGTGCTCTGCGCCTGGGGGGCATTGGCGCTCCAGGTGCCCACCACGCCCTCGAGCGCGGCCGCGCGGGTCTCCAGTGGAGCGGTGTCGGACGCCGAGGGCTCCTCGGGCTGGCAGCCGACCGCGAAGGACGTGAACCCCGCCACGAGCAAATACAGACAACGCTTCTTGTGCATGAACCTGTTCCTCTCGGGTAGCCGGCACCAGAGCTCCGAACCCGGACCGCTCTGGGGCACACCGGACTACCACCCGAGCCACATCGGTGCTGTGAGCCGCCTCACACCCCGAGAGCGAGGCGGATCACAGCCTTCGTGGATGCCAGGAGGCGCGTGGATGCGGGCTACCAGGTGACTGGCATCTCGTGCACGCCGAGCAGGTTGTCGTTCTGCTTGAAGGGGATGTCCTCGACGGGCACGGCCAGCCGCAGGGTGGGGACGCGCTGGAACAGCGTGCGGAACACCACCTCGAGCTCGATGAGGGCGAGCGCGCGCCCCGTGCACAGGTGGATTCCATGGCCGAGGGCGAGGTTGCGATGCGGTGTGCGGTGGATGTCCAGGCGGTCCGGGTTGGGGAAGACCCTCTCGTCGCGGTTGGCCGAGTCCGTCTGGACGAGGACGCCTTCTCCGGCGCGGATGAGCTGGCCGCCCAGGGTGATGTCCTCCGTGGCGACTCGTTGTCTGCCGCTGTGCGAGACGGTGACGTAGCGCATCAATTCCTGGATGGCCGCGGAGAGCTGGCGGGGCTCATCCGCCACCGCGCGGAACTCGCGGAGCTGGTCCGGGTCGAGCACCAGCGCCATCGTGCCCATGCAGATCATGTACGCGGTGGGGCCGTGCCCGGCGTGGAACAGCATCTGGAACATGGCGGACGCGTCCTGCTTGCTCAGCGCTCCCTTCCGCACGTGCTCGGCCACGATGCGGCCGACGAGGGTGTCACCGGGGTTGCTGACGTTCGCCTCCACCAGACGTTGGAAATAGCCGTCCATCTCCTCCAGGGCCCGTCCGGCCTCGTCCTTCGGCGAGTCGCGGGAGCCGATCGTGCAACTCAGGCCGTGCAGGTACACGTAGTCGTCATAGGGGACGCCGAGCAGCTCACAGATGACGCGAATGGCCACGGGGAGCGCGAAGGCCGCCAGCAGGTCGGTCGGCCTCGGCCCGGCCAGCATCGCGTCGAGCCTCTCGTCGACGATGCTCTGGATTCGCGGTCGCAGGGTCTCCATCCGCCGGGGCGAGAACTCCTGCACGAGCATGGCCCGCTGGACCCGGTACTCCGCATCCTCGCGGAACGGAAACGGAAGAACCCGTTCCACCCGGGCGGCCGATGTGGGCGACGTGTGCGGGAAGCCCGGCAACCTGAAGTCCAGGCTCAGCCGCGGGTCGCCGAGGGCCTCGTATGCATGCTCGTAGCGGGTGATGAGCCACGGCGTGCTGCCGTCCCACACCTGGACGCGAGTCACCGGAGCTTCTTGCCTGAGCCGCTTGTACTCGGCGGGAGGGTCCAGCGGGCAGCGCCAGTTCTTGGGCAGCGGATAGGAATCGCTCATCGTGACGCTCCTGGGTGCTCGAGAAGTGCGGCGGCTCCAGCCACCGTCGGGGTTGCGTACAGGTCGCGCAGCCCGATGTGCCGGTCGAGCTCGGCACGTACCCGGACCACGAGGTCGATCAGCTGCAGGGAATGGCCACCGAGACGGAAGAAGTCGTCATGCGGGCCGACGGACTCGAGACCCAGCACGTCGGCGAAGATCCGGGTGAGGGCCCGCTCGGTCGCGGAGCGCGGGGGCAGCAAGCGAGACACCGGCACACCGGGCGCGGCGGCGCGCAGGACCTTCTCGTAGGCCGACAGCAGGCCGTCGACGAAGCCGGTGTCGAACAGGCTCTCGTCGAACTCGGCCCAGGCGACGCTCGTGCCGCTGGGGGTCTCCTCGACGCGAAGGGTGAGCTCGAACTTGGCGGTGGCGAAGTCCAGCAACTGCTCCGTCACCGAGCAGCCGTGCAGCTCCATCGCGCCGATCGTGCCCACCGGGTGGTGGGCGAAGTTGACCTGCACGAGCGGTGACCGGGTGGGGTCTCTCGGTGGGGCGAGCTCGGCGACGAGCTGCTCGAAGGGCAGATCCTTGTGCTCGTAGGACGCGGCCAGGGACTCGGCTACCCTCACGAGCAGCTCGCGGAAGTCGGGGTCTCCGCTCAGGTCAATCGGGAGCGCGACGGTGTTGACGAAGAACCCGAGCACGCGCTCGATCTCCAGGGGTTCGCGGTTGGCCACGGCCAGGCCGAGCAGCACCTGGGGTCTGCTCGCGAAGTGCCCGAGCACCACTCCCCAGGCGGCGGACAGGACCGTGAACACGGTCTGACGCTCGGCGCTCGCCAACGCGCGCACCCCCGCGACGACCTCCGCGGGCAGAGCGCGATGCATGCGCCGCCCCCGCCCCAGCGCGCGGCGGGGCGGGACGAGGTCCAGCATCAGCGGGAGTCCGGACAGCCGCTGACACCACCAGCGTGACAACTCCGCGCGCCGCGAGTCGGTGAGCTGCTCCCTCTGCCACTCCGCCCAGTCCGTGTACCGCACGGGCAGCTCGGGCAACCCGGCGGGCTCACCGGTGACCGCCGCCCGGTAGGTGAGGGCCAGCTCCTCGAAGAGGATCTGCAGCGAGCATCCATCGGCCACCAGGAGATGCGCCGAGAACACGAGGAAGTGCAGCTCCGGACCCGATCGGAGCACGGTGATCCGCAGCAGCGGCCCGTGCTCGATGTCGAATGGCTGGGAGACGACGGCCTCCGCGTGCCGCGGCGCCTCGGCTTCGTCCGGCACGTCGAGCACCTGCACGTGTCCGCGTCCGTCTGGCAGCACGTGTTGGTGCGTGCCGAGTGGAAAGACGGTCCGCAGCGACTCGTGCCGGGCCACCAGTACGTCCACGGCCGCACGCACGGCGGTGGTGTCCAGCGGGCCCGTCACCCGGAAGCAGCGGGCCGTGCTCTGGGCGAATCCCGAGGGCTCGAGCCAGTGGAGGAAACACAGCCGCTGCTGGGCGAAGGACATCGGGAACGCGTTCGTCATGCGCGCGGCCGTCTCTCGATGGTGGGCCGTGCGGGCGGCAGGGTGGTGAGCGCGTTGGCCAGCTTCGCGACGGTCGGGCCCGCGAGGATGGTGGCGAGACCGACCTCCCGGCCGGTCGCCCTGCTCACCCGTGAGGCGAGCCTCAGGGCCAGCAAGGAATGCATGCCCAGCTCGAACAGGTTGTCGTGGACACCGACCCGGTCCACCTTCAGCAGCTCGGCGGCGAGCGCGGCGATCTGGCTCTCGGTCTCGTTCCTCGGTGCCGTGAACGGCGCGTCCGCGTTCCCTCGCGGTCCTGGCAGGCGGGCCCGGTCGAGCTTGCCATGGGTGGTCAACGGCCACGCGTCGAGGACTACGACGACCCCGGGCACGAGGTGTCCGGGCAACCTGCGCGCCACGTCCTCGCGCACGGCCTGACCGGACACCGCCGACCCCGGGGCGGCCAGGACGTAGCCGATGAGCCGCGGCTCGCTCCCCGTCCGATCGACGAGCGCGACGGCATCGGTCACCCCGGGATGGGCGGCCAGGGCGGTCCGCACTTCGCCCAGCTCCACCCGGAAGCCGCGGATCTTCACCTGTTCATCGCGGCGGCCCAGGAACTCGATCACACCGCCGGGGTGCCACCGGCCCAGGTCCCCGGTGCGGTACAGCCGTTCGTCCGGTGACGATCCGAACGGGTTCGCCACGAACCGCTCGGACGTGAGCTCCGGCATGCCGAGGTATCCCCGCCCGACGACAGCTCCGCCGATGCAGATCTCCCCGACCACGCCCGGCGGCACCACCTGAAGGTGCTCGTCGAGCACGACGAGCTGGGAGTTGGACAGTGCCCGGCCGATCGGCACACTGGCACCCTCGACGTCGTGCCAGTCTTCGAGCCGCTGACCGCTGACCACGATGGTTGCCTCCGTGGGGCCGTAGGCGTTCGTCACCCGCGTGACCCCCCTGCGTCGCAGCGCGCGGAACGCGTCCGGAGAGACGACATCGCCCCCGACCAGGATCCGCTCCAGGTGGTCGAACGCCTCCGGGATCTCCGCCACCAGGGGGTGGAACACGGCGGGCGTGAGCATGCAGTGGGTGACCGCACTGCGGGTGAGGCACCGCGCCAGGCCGTGCAGGTCCCAGCCGGGCGGCAGGAAGTGGATCGCCGCGCCCTTCAGCAGCGGCCCCCAGAGCTCCAGCACCGACACGTCGAAGGTGGGCGACACCATGGCCAGCATCGTCTTGCCCGGACCCAGGTCGACAATGTCCGTTCCGTACAGACGGGCCACGACCGAGCGGTGCTCGATCTGGACGCCCTTGGGCCTGCCGGTCGACCCGGACGTGTAGATGACGTACGCGAGGTCGGTGGGCGCGCCCGAGGGCAGCGGGAGCTCCGGCGCGTCGGGGACGTCGTCCACCAACACGACCGGGATGCCCGTGACCCGATGGGCCAGCTCCGCCGTCGTGACCACGGCGCGTGCCCCGGAGTCCTGGACGAGCCTCTCCAGGTGGGAAGGAGGATGGTGGGGATCCATCGGGAGGTAGGCCGCCCCCGACTTCAGGATGCCCAGTTGTGCCACGACGAGCTCGGCCGAATGCGGGGCGCACACCGCCACCACGTCGCCGCGATCGATCCCCATCCCGCGCAGATGCCGCGCCAGCCGTCCCGCCAGGTGCGTGAGCTCGCGGTAGGACATCGGCGAGGGACCGGACGTCACGGCGGGTGCATCCGGAGTGCGCTCGGCCCAGTGATCGACGAAGCCGGGCAACCATCCCGACGGTGCGTCAACCCTGGGACCCGAGGAGACGAGCGCCCGCCGTTCCGCGTCATCCAGCAGGGCCAGTCTCGACACCGGGGTGTCCGGGGCGGAGGTGATGGCATGCAGCAGCCGCTGGTAGGCGGACAGCATTCCCGTGATGAAGAACTCCTCGAAGAGGTCGGAGTCGAACTCCCAGGCGAGCAGGATGCCTCGCAGGGACGAGCGCGGGCTGGGACGCAAGGGCTCGTCGGACCGGGGGATGTGCACGATGTCCCCAGCCAGTCTGCTGATGTGCCCCGGCTCGGCGTAGCGGGGGACCGCGACGACGGACAGCTCGAACTTGGCCGAGCCGTTGCTGAGTCCTTCGACGATGGAGACCTCGAGCGGGGACGCGCCGAGCGCGCCGGGGGTCGAGTCGTGGAAGCTGAACATGGCCTGGATCAACGGGTTGAACCCGCCATGGTGCCGCGCGGGCGACTCCGCGAAGATCATCTCGTACGGCAACTCCTGGTGGTCGTAGGCCGCCAGGGAGGTCCGCCGCACCCGCGCCAGGAGCTCCTCGAACGAGGGGTCTCCGTGCA
This is a stretch of genomic DNA from Archangium violaceum. It encodes these proteins:
- a CDS encoding Kelch repeat-containing protein, which codes for MHKKRCLYLLVAGFTSFAVGCQPEEPSASDTAPLETRAAALEGVVGTWSANAPQAQSTGWRTATLLDSGLVLSVHDGSTELYNPYSDTWRGLVGPYLFGRIRGTVSRLPSGKVLLAGGTMSSGNQNQAMLFDPATESWSSTGSMAQGRVEHTATLLDSGLVLVVGGSYNLRGQTALAELYDPATGTWSGAGALPEELSVHTATQLYSGEVLVTGGTHFDSFSYPFSNPRSAAYLFQPATKTWTPAGNMSRTRMGHVAIRLYSGNVLVAGGTADVNDTSSDVYNPYSHQWLAGPSLPISGPYVSATMLYSGEVLVLNSSGQGALYDASTNAWRLAAPAQQVRGDFATVLLQTGQVLAVGNGAVERYTR
- a CDS encoding cytochrome P450, giving the protein MSDSYPLPKNWRCPLDPPAEYKRLRQEAPVTRVQVWDGSTPWLITRYEHAYEALGDPRLSLDFRLPGFPHTSPTSAARVERVLPFPFREDAEYRVQRAMLVQEFSPRRMETLRPRIQSIVDERLDAMLAGPRPTDLLAAFALPVAIRVICELLGVPYDDYVYLHGLSCTIGSRDSPKDEAGRALEEMDGYFQRLVEANVSNPGDTLVGRIVAEHVRKGALSKQDASAMFQMLFHAGHGPTAYMICMGTMALVLDPDQLREFRAVADEPRQLSAAIQELMRYVTVSHSGRQRVATEDITLGGQLIRAGEGVLVQTDSANRDERVFPNPDRLDIHRTPHRNLALGHGIHLCTGRALALIELEVVFRTLFQRVPTLRLAVPVEDIPFKQNDNLLGVHEMPVTW
- a CDS encoding condensation domain-containing protein — protein: MTNAFPMSFAQQRLCFLHWLEPSGFAQSTARCFRVTGPLDTTAVRAAVDVLVARHESLRTVFPLGTHQHVLPDGRGHVQVLDVPDEAEAPRHAEAVVSQPFDIEHGPLLRITVLRSGPELHFLVFSAHLLVADGCSLQILFEELALTYRAAVTGEPAGLPELPVRYTDWAEWQREQLTDSRRAELSRWWCQRLSGLPLMLDLVPPRRALGRGRRMHRALPAEVVAGVRALASAERQTVFTVLSAAWGVVLGHFASRPQVLLGLAVANREPLEIERVLGFFVNTVALPIDLSGDPDFRELLVRVAESLAASYEHKDLPFEQLVAELAPPRDPTRSPLVQVNFAHHPVGTIGAMELHGCSVTEQLLDFATAKFELTLRVEETPSGTSVAWAEFDESLFDTGFVDGLLSAYEKVLRAAAPGVPVSRLLPPRSATERALTRIFADVLGLESVGPHDDFFRLGGHSLQLIDLVVRVRAELDRHIGLRDLYATPTVAGAAALLEHPGASR